CGCACGGCACCGACAGCCCGCAGGCGCTGGCCAGGTTCACCGGATGCGTAAAGCTGCGGCGTCCGTACAGGTCCGCCTTGGCGTCAGCCTTGTTTTGCAAGCCTGTCGGCGGCGGCGCCGGCGGCGCCAGGGACGGGCTGGTCGGGTATACCAGCACGTCGTACTTCCTAAGGGCCCCCAGCATCTGCTGCCGCCACATCTCCCGCAGCTTCTGCGCCTTGTAGTAGGTCTGCCCTGGCATCACCATCCCCACCTGCTGCACCAGCCGCAGCTCGTGCTGATAGTCGTTCAGTCTGTCAGGAATATACTGGCGATGCGCCGCCGCCCCTTCCACCAGGCACACCGTCATCGAAAACGCCGCCGAGTGGACAATCATCGGCAGCGACACCTCTTCCACGTCCGCCCCCAGCTCCCCCAGCACGCCAATGCCCTTGCTCACCGCCTTTCGCACCTCCGGCGCCGCATCGTCGGTATGAATACGCTCCTTCACCACCCCCACCTTCAGCCCCTTGATGCCGCCGTCCAGCGCGCGGACGTAGTCGGGCACTCGCACCTTCCACGTCGAGTCATCCTTGGGGTCGTAGCCCGCGATGGCCTGGAGCGTCATCGCGCAGTCTTCCACCGTCCTCGACATCGGCCCGGCGATGTCCATGGACCAGGCCGCGCCCAACAGCCCGTACCGGCTCACCAGCCCCCAAGTGGGCCGAAGCCCCGCCAGCCCACTCACCGCCGCCGGCCCGCGTATGGAGCCGCCTGTGTCCTCACCTATAGACGTTGCGCACATAAACGCCACTGTTGCCGACGCCGATCCGCCGCTGGAGGACCCCGCGAACCGGCTGGTGTCCCACGCGTTGGTGGTCATACCGTAGGGGAAGTGGTGGTTGGTAGTGATAGCGAACTCGGTCATGTTGGTCTTGCCGATGATAATGGCCCCCGCCCGCTTCAGCCGGCTGATAAGCGTGGCGTCCTCCTCCGGCACCCAGTCCTTCAGTATCAGAGACCCCGCCGTGGTGCGGACACCTCGAGTCAGCACCTGGTCCTTCACCGCCACCGGTATGCCGTGCATGGGCCCCCGATACTGCCCCTTCCCTATCTCCCTATCCGCCCGAGCGGCGGCTTCCAACGCCTCGTCGGCGCTGACGGTGATGTAGGAGTTCAGCAGCGGGTTCAGCTTGGCGATGCGCGCCAGGTATGCCTCCACCGTCTCCACCACCGACACCTGCCGGTTCTTAATCCGCCTCGATAGCTCCATGGCAGTCAGGAAGGGGATGTTGGACTTTTTCATTCAGTTCTCCTCTTTGTCATTCTGAGCGAAGTCCGTACTCGGACGTAGTTGAAGAATCTGTTTTGTCTGCAAACTCGTTTCCACAGTTCAAACGCCAGGGCCCTTTACCTTCTCTAGAGTTAATAATCCAACCTCGCCATCACCCGTCTGCCACCCCGATATCGCGCATCCAGGCGTGGGGGCCTCTGGGAAGGCACGGCAGCGATGAGGCCGGTCATTATAGATTCGACAGGCAGAGGTAACGTCGTCCAGCATGGGGCAGCGCTCCCCTGCATGGTCAGCAAAACGGACCCAGCCAGCGCCATCAGGGGCCTGGGTAATCTTTACCGCGACACCCAGCGCCGCGGCGTGACTGCGGAAGGCCGCCGTCTCTTCGCGAGTCAGGCGAAGTATTATCGGGCCGCGACAGCACATCGCCTTGCATTGGCGCATACAGATGTGACTAGCGGCCTTCGGAGTCAGGCC
This sequence is a window from SAR202 cluster bacterium. Protein-coding genes within it:
- a CDS encoding amidase; protein product: MKKSNIPFLTAMELSRRIKNRQVSVVETVEAYLARIAKLNPLLNSYITVSADEALEAAARADREIGKGQYRGPMHGIPVAVKDQVLTRGVRTTAGSLILKDWVPEEDATLISRLKRAGAIIIGKTNMTEFAITTNHHFPYGMTTNAWDTSRFAGSSSGGSASATVAFMCATSIGEDTGGSIRGPAAVSGLAGLRPTWGLVSRYGLLGAAWSMDIAGPMSRTVEDCAMTLQAIAGYDPKDDSTWKVRVPDYVRALDGGIKGLKVGVVKERIHTDDAAPEVRKAVSKGIGVLGELGADVEEVSLPMIVHSAAFSMTVCLVEGAAAHRQYIPDRLNDYQHELRLVQQVGMVMPGQTYYKAQKLREMWRQQMLGALRKYDVLVYPTSPSLAPPAPPPTGLQNKADAKADLYGRRSFTHPVNLASACGLSVPCGFSESGLPIGMQIIGRPMSDAMVMRVGHTYQQATDWHERRPPVG